In Leptospira stimsonii, a single window of DNA contains:
- a CDS encoding FAD-dependent oxidoreductase yields the protein MEKAFQPVQIGKSTIPNRFIMGSMHLGLEGKIGTAERMAAFYGKRFEGGVGLIVTGGIGVNEEGRGSKHFFNIQTAEHANELKKMNSLLKGKGIMCAQLFHAGRYAFDRNCVAPSAIRAPINRYVPRALTEEECWKTVEDFGKAAKLSLEAGFGAVEIMGSEGYLINQFFSAVTNQRDDHFGGDLERRMNMAVEVLRSVIKNLPEGFPVIFRMSGIDLIPGNPTFEDVCLLANTLKKENVSALNIGIGWHESRVPTISQLVPRGAWANIAGRIKEKTPGVPIIASNRVNDPVTAQTIFEKGQADIISMARPFLADSDIVNKIQTGMSSRINTCIACNQSCLDHAFIDKSVSCLVNPRAVNELEYEIHSPVKSQKVVVIGSGPGGLEAARASASLGHKVILMEKSDQLGGQFNLASNIPGKSEFKETIRYFKNELTALGVEIRLNTNCDLKLLNEIDADTIIFATGVKPREFDLPGIELLPHGNYTDYLTGKFLPGKKVAVIGGGGIGVDVAHKLTEDHDPTLESYSKKYNINSYTNAVIQPHRSKREVAIFRRNGKHGAGLGPTTFWALKQELEASGVEFFQGLNYKEITKDGIKVVLKNGEEVLYPCDSLILCVGQEKETALYETYRSLHPQKQIFLIGGAKDAKGIDAERAFLEGLNAAFAIGKENRVSQSA from the coding sequence ATGGAAAAGGCGTTTCAACCCGTTCAAATAGGAAAATCAACCATCCCCAACCGTTTTATCATGGGATCGATGCACCTGGGCCTCGAAGGAAAAATCGGAACGGCGGAGAGAATGGCGGCATTTTATGGCAAACGTTTCGAAGGAGGCGTCGGTCTGATCGTTACTGGCGGGATCGGAGTCAACGAAGAAGGGAGAGGATCGAAACACTTCTTTAATATTCAAACGGCAGAGCACGCTAACGAATTAAAAAAGATGAACTCTCTTTTAAAAGGAAAAGGGATCATGTGTGCGCAACTTTTTCACGCCGGAAGATACGCCTTTGATAGAAACTGTGTGGCTCCATCCGCAATTCGAGCGCCGATCAATCGATACGTTCCACGAGCGCTCACCGAAGAAGAATGTTGGAAAACCGTAGAGGATTTCGGTAAAGCCGCAAAACTTTCTTTAGAAGCGGGTTTCGGTGCCGTTGAAATTATGGGAAGCGAAGGTTATCTCATCAACCAATTCTTCTCCGCGGTGACCAATCAAAGGGACGATCATTTCGGTGGAGATTTGGAAAGAAGAATGAATATGGCTGTGGAAGTTCTTCGATCCGTTATAAAAAATCTACCGGAAGGATTTCCCGTGATCTTTAGAATGTCCGGGATCGATCTCATTCCCGGAAATCCAACGTTTGAAGACGTTTGTCTTCTTGCAAATACATTAAAAAAAGAGAATGTTTCCGCTCTGAACATCGGCATAGGTTGGCACGAATCGCGAGTTCCCACCATTAGTCAATTGGTTCCAAGAGGCGCCTGGGCCAACATCGCAGGAAGAATCAAAGAAAAAACTCCCGGTGTTCCTATCATTGCTTCGAACCGAGTCAACGATCCCGTCACGGCACAAACCATTTTCGAAAAAGGCCAAGCGGATATCATATCGATGGCGCGACCCTTTCTCGCGGATTCCGATATCGTAAACAAAATTCAAACCGGGATGTCGAGTCGTATCAACACTTGTATCGCGTGCAATCAATCCTGCCTAGACCACGCGTTTATCGATAAATCTGTTTCGTGCCTTGTCAATCCCAGAGCGGTCAATGAATTGGAATACGAAATACACTCACCCGTAAAATCGCAAAAGGTCGTAGTGATCGGATCGGGCCCCGGCGGGCTTGAAGCCGCGAGAGCGAGCGCTTCGCTCGGACATAAGGTAATTCTAATGGAGAAATCGGACCAACTCGGAGGACAATTCAATCTCGCGTCCAATATTCCGGGAAAATCCGAATTCAAAGAAACGATCCGGTATTTTAAAAACGAACTTACGGCTCTCGGCGTCGAAATTCGTTTGAATACGAATTGTGATCTCAAATTGTTAAACGAAATCGATGCGGACACGATCATCTTTGCTACTGGGGTAAAACCGAGAGAATTCGATCTTCCCGGAATCGAACTTCTTCCGCACGGAAATTATACGGATTATCTGACCGGTAAATTTTTACCCGGAAAAAAAGTCGCGGTGATCGGCGGCGGCGGAATCGGCGTGGACGTCGCACACAAACTTACGGAAGATCACGATCCGACGTTGGAATCTTATTCTAAAAAATACAATATCAATTCTTATACGAATGCCGTCATTCAACCGCACCGTTCGAAACGAGAAGTCGCGATCTTTCGTAGAAACGGAAAACACGGAGCGGGTTTGGGGCCGACCACATTTTGGGCTCTCAAGCAGGAACTGGAAGCATCGGGAGTGGAATTTTTTCAGGGACTCAACTACAAAGAAATCACGAAGGATGGAATCAAAGTGGTTCTCAAAAACGGAGAGGAAGTTTTATATCCCTGCGATTCCCTCATTCTTTGTGTGGGTCAGGAAAAGGAAACCGCACTTTATGAAACCTATCGATCCTTACATCCCCAAAAACAAATCTTTCTCATCGGTGGAGCGAAGGACGCAAAGGGAATCGACGCGGAAAGAGCCTTTCTCGAGGGACTCAACGCCGCATTTGCGATCGGAAAAGAAAATCGAGTTTCCCAAAGCGCATAA
- a CDS encoding TetR/AcrR family transcriptional regulator has product MPAKKKVSRRQHLGVGRPFKKDGVTVRDDLILAAAELLKTTPLEEISLRKVAALAGVSHVASYHHFENKNALLAAVAEKGFQKYFSSYQKELKKTDNDFIGRMRALGWTYIQFILNNQQFARIMFGGVDLHPALSAVSRRTYRQLHEIIRLGQRLGAIRPGNTREKTIAAWSMIHGIAMLFLEGRIKPKKTDKEMKEFIESVTEYAYLGMTMSPSSPTNRIDAKE; this is encoded by the coding sequence ATGCCCGCAAAGAAAAAGGTTTCGCGTCGTCAGCACTTGGGGGTAGGAAGGCCTTTCAAAAAGGACGGAGTTACGGTCCGGGATGATTTAATTTTGGCCGCGGCCGAACTATTAAAGACAACCCCACTGGAAGAAATTTCCCTTCGAAAGGTCGCCGCTTTGGCGGGGGTGAGCCACGTAGCTTCGTATCACCATTTTGAAAATAAGAACGCGCTCCTCGCGGCGGTAGCAGAAAAAGGATTTCAAAAATATTTCTCTTCGTATCAGAAGGAACTGAAAAAAACGGACAACGATTTTATCGGAAGAATGCGGGCTCTTGGTTGGACCTATATTCAATTCATATTAAATAATCAGCAATTCGCAAGAATTATGTTCGGAGGAGTGGACTTACATCCGGCGCTTTCCGCGGTTTCAAGAAGAACGTATAGGCAATTGCACGAGATCATTCGACTGGGACAACGTTTGGGGGCGATTCGACCAGGTAATACTCGCGAGAAGACCATCGCGGCTTGGTCGATGATTCACGGGATCGCGATGCTTTTTCTCGAAGGAAGAATTAAACCGAAGAAAACGGACAAAGAGATGAAGGAATTTATAGAGTCCGTGACCGAATACGCTTATCTCGGTATGACGATGTCTCCTTCCTCTCCGACGAATCGAATCGACGCCAAGGAATGA
- a CDS encoding TMEM43 family protein — protein sequence MAFESPDGMSSTESVGFLSQMGNSFKSILTGIVLLPVSFIIIYNVETCEQASAALKNAAPVGTAKEGQPSYITGTLKADPLGGSFVKSGPYISYSASSEVYAWDEETKTEGSGSNKKEVRNCVLEWTSSPENPSNFKLSGCRAKAFHRKSVKDESESASGGSVLSDGKSYSVNLSDVDFTSQVSSRDANEDEIKTNGFVLGDGYLFSSKSCAEAEKEGCERVKVSVTPIPEGEMTFIGDIKGTKVGKFISAEGNKFLSASIGGFAETMKDIQSDDNTMKWVGRLVGFIAMFSSFTLMAGPLTSLLSFIPFVGDLGGGLIKVVLGVIAFVLTAITILLVKFWYIWLVLLLGAIGYAVYKKKFAPATSGP from the coding sequence ATGGCGTTTGAAAGCCCGGACGGAATGTCCTCAACAGAAAGTGTAGGTTTCCTATCACAGATGGGAAATTCTTTTAAGAGTATTCTCACAGGAATTGTGTTGTTACCGGTTTCGTTTATAATCATCTACAACGTAGAAACCTGTGAACAAGCAAGCGCCGCGCTCAAAAACGCCGCGCCCGTTGGAACTGCGAAAGAAGGACAACCTTCTTACATTACTGGAACTCTAAAAGCAGATCCACTCGGTGGAAGCTTCGTAAAGAGTGGACCTTACATTTCCTATTCTGCGAGCTCCGAAGTGTATGCTTGGGATGAAGAAACCAAAACCGAAGGATCCGGAAGTAACAAAAAAGAAGTACGCAATTGTGTTCTTGAATGGACTTCTTCTCCGGAGAATCCCTCCAATTTTAAATTGTCCGGATGTCGCGCCAAAGCCTTCCATAGAAAATCCGTAAAAGACGAATCGGAATCCGCTTCCGGTGGATCGGTTCTTTCGGACGGAAAATCGTATTCCGTAAATCTTTCCGACGTGGATTTCACTTCTCAGGTTTCTTCCAGAGACGCGAACGAGGATGAGATTAAGACAAACGGATTTGTTTTGGGAGACGGATATCTTTTTAGTTCCAAGTCCTGTGCCGAGGCCGAGAAAGAAGGTTGTGAAAGAGTTAAGGTTTCCGTAACTCCGATTCCAGAAGGCGAGATGACTTTTATCGGAGACATCAAAGGAACAAAGGTCGGTAAATTTATTTCAGCGGAAGGAAATAAATTTTTAAGTGCGAGCATCGGCGGTTTCGCGGAAACGATGAAAGACATTCAATCGGACGACAACACGATGAAATGGGTCGGACGACTTGTCGGATTTATTGCGATGTTCAGTAGTTTTACTCTGATGGCAGGACCTCTTACGTCTCTTCTGAGTTTCATTCCTTTTGTGGGGGATTTAGGCGGAGGTCTGATCAAGGTGGTTCTTGGTGTGATTGCCTTTGTCCTTACGGCGATCACGATTCTTCTCGTGAAATTCTGGTATATCTGGTTGGTTCTTCTTTTGGGCGCGATCGGATACGCGGTTTATAAGAAAAAATTCGCTCCGGCCACTTCCGGACCGTAA
- a CDS encoding Ig-like domain-containing protein, translating into MNKKEKSIFAVIFIVLISLNVGCNSDKKAGSPLNSVLSLFGLSTDTTVSANVVAPYTETDTPTSLPANFGAVAPEATLYIASTTDVDRYKSIEIRFSHPMNKTTVQADLILSPSAGILPGPGKGGTFYWASSSRLIFDPYREFKTNEQYTLSLTNNSKTIDGQDLTGYSQSFTTEPDYLMTSKINTTNTLGGTNDITFNKATTPTLTLTSTFTNPLTGSNSIQSIKLKHMGDTNTSGIDICSAPPCPMNTTLTTNLTTSAIPPFIGGNVYYYEITVASGKIFKRFATFNYGNVNSTPDNMIVNGGAIILDQAQAMPFLSKVLERFTAGNFKVNGNTFNQFADSPKTSTRRSSYCIDYSGIGSFAMPQYIRNYGDSATGFGDGYCGGAGENPGGFTQEGCATLIFTSCTDFDIDVYITGITIYTGVAGFPALKNIGVNMVANNTGELGFQFKGKTLAVDMVMIARSRGSLFLVIGSGNRFVFSTTAYLNYNDSPPADRNTTGKASLTIDSNGDTALNIFTPITTLSNFDTTDWSNNLTVKDRDGRVNQVKLEATTSGLAGWLAGTTEGAANGMVPALTPLITRSMLRNFIEDVAPSVLNSIIGSLKTPGVDIALPSYLPAPLANFPLNIKIKLGMDSQVRVTGSNRGIVGSIDLGITAKNPIGSPRTHQVTSGFVVTKPNGAMSNLYQFSQSAANPGLLLSLTVDSITQAAYHLWKNRALDLNIDKTFIDTIKQYAGTDPLFQLTESLIKVAPIVNILAPGRDNLVGIDPTTGVLVPAINGTDDIVISVSPIHAPNGTLKPVVGTAKPKLEVNFTDIQLSIRGKRPDNSTYLISTARASLKGLADFDFVTFSNPTNNPAYANLNALKIVISNGPSLSYTLDILEGSSGAGAPNPFGLDPKGILAVVDPLVPSLIVPLVNNVLKEIPLPPSISLPALTHPTNGTACGIIAKTTHSILQTLPIVDTEPYPYVFGGLKLNPSGPAISDPGVLITCP; encoded by the coding sequence ATGAACAAAAAAGAAAAATCGATCTTTGCGGTAATTTTTATAGTTTTGATTTCCCTAAACGTTGGATGTAATTCGGATAAGAAGGCTGGTTCCCCCCTGAACAGCGTCCTTTCCTTGTTCGGACTTTCTACGGATACCACAGTTTCGGCTAACGTGGTTGCGCCGTATACGGAGACCGACACTCCTACCAGTCTTCCCGCAAATTTCGGAGCGGTCGCTCCGGAAGCCACCCTTTATATCGCATCGACTACGGATGTGGATCGTTACAAAAGTATCGAAATTCGTTTTTCTCATCCGATGAATAAGACGACAGTACAAGCCGATTTGATCTTATCTCCAAGTGCGGGGATTCTTCCCGGACCGGGAAAGGGTGGGACATTCTATTGGGCCTCCAGCTCACGTTTGATTTTCGATCCGTATCGGGAATTTAAGACGAACGAACAATATACTCTTTCTCTCACCAATAATTCGAAGACGATCGACGGACAGGATCTGACCGGTTATTCTCAGAGTTTTACCACCGAACCGGATTATCTGATGACGAGTAAGATTAATACGACAAACACGTTAGGCGGAACGAACGACATCACATTCAATAAGGCGACGACTCCGACCTTGACTCTAACTTCTACATTTACGAATCCGCTTACCGGAAGCAATTCGATTCAATCCATTAAGCTCAAACATATGGGTGATACGAATACGAGCGGGATCGACATCTGCTCCGCGCCTCCTTGTCCAATGAACACCACGTTGACGACGAACTTGACTACTTCTGCAATTCCTCCGTTTATCGGCGGTAACGTTTATTACTACGAAATCACCGTAGCCTCTGGAAAAATATTCAAGAGGTTTGCTACGTTTAACTACGGTAATGTGAACTCGACTCCGGACAATATGATTGTAAACGGAGGTGCGATCATTCTTGATCAGGCTCAGGCGATGCCGTTTTTATCCAAAGTATTGGAAAGGTTTACCGCGGGGAATTTTAAGGTAAACGGAAACACGTTCAATCAGTTTGCCGATTCTCCAAAAACTTCTACGCGACGATCTTCCTATTGTATCGATTACAGTGGAATCGGAAGTTTCGCGATGCCACAGTATATCCGGAACTACGGAGATTCCGCCACGGGTTTTGGAGACGGTTATTGTGGAGGGGCAGGGGAGAATCCGGGAGGTTTTACTCAAGAAGGTTGTGCGACTCTGATCTTTACGAGTTGCACCGACTTTGATATCGACGTTTACATTACGGGGATCACGATTTATACAGGAGTCGCCGGCTTTCCCGCTTTGAAAAACATCGGCGTCAACATGGTCGCAAACAACACCGGAGAATTGGGATTTCAGTTCAAAGGAAAAACTCTCGCCGTGGACATGGTGATGATCGCAAGAAGTCGAGGTTCCTTATTTCTCGTCATAGGTTCGGGGAACAGATTTGTATTTTCTACAACGGCCTATTTGAATTACAATGATTCTCCGCCTGCGGATAGAAACACGACAGGAAAGGCGAGTCTAACGATCGATTCCAACGGCGATACGGCTCTGAATATATTCACTCCGATCACGACTCTTTCCAATTTCGATACGACCGATTGGTCTAATAATCTCACCGTAAAAGATAGAGACGGAAGAGTGAACCAAGTGAAGTTGGAAGCGACAACGAGCGGACTCGCGGGTTGGCTCGCGGGAACAACGGAAGGGGCCGCGAATGGAATGGTTCCGGCGTTGACTCCGCTCATCACAAGATCGATGTTGCGAAACTTCATTGAAGATGTCGCTCCATCGGTATTGAATTCTATCATCGGATCTTTGAAAACACCCGGAGTGGACATCGCGCTTCCTTCTTATTTACCTGCTCCGCTTGCGAATTTTCCGTTGAACATTAAGATTAAGTTGGGAATGGATTCTCAGGTGAGAGTCACGGGTTCCAATCGAGGAATCGTCGGATCGATCGATCTAGGAATTACGGCTAAGAATCCGATCGGTTCTCCGAGAACACACCAGGTAACGAGCGGATTCGTTGTTACGAAACCGAACGGAGCGATGAGCAATCTCTATCAGTTTTCCCAAAGTGCGGCTAACCCCGGTTTGTTGCTTTCCCTAACGGTGGATTCGATCACACAGGCCGCCTATCATCTGTGGAAAAACAGGGCCTTGGACTTGAACATCGATAAGACATTCATCGATACGATCAAACAATATGCCGGGACCGATCCTCTGTTTCAGCTAACGGAGTCTTTGATCAAAGTTGCGCCGATCGTAAATATTCTCGCCCCCGGAAGAGACAATCTTGTCGGAATCGATCCGACTACGGGAGTGCTTGTTCCTGCGATCAACGGAACCGACGATATCGTGATATCCGTCAGTCCGATTCACGCGCCGAACGGAACTCTAAAACCAGTGGTGGGAACCGCGAAACCGAAATTAGAAGTGAATTTCACGGACATCCAATTGTCGATACGAGGAAAGAGACCGGACAATTCCACGTACCTGATCAGTACCGCGAGAGCGAGTTTGAAAGGACTTGCCGATTTCGACTTTGTAACGTTCTCCAATCCTACGAATAATCCGGCGTATGCGAATTTGAATGCGCTAAAGATCGTGATCTCCAACGGTCCGAGTTTATCTTACACGTTAGACATCTTGGAAGGTTCCTCCGGTGCGGGGGCGCCGAATCCGTTCGGTTTGGATCCGAAGGGAATTTTGGCGGTTGTGGATCCTCTCGTACCTTCTTTGATCGTTCCTCTTGTCAACAACGTATTAAAGGAGATTCCGCTTCCTCCATCCATCTCTCTTCCCGCGTTGACACATCCCACAAACGGGACGGCCTGTGGAATTATCGCAAAGACGACGCATTCGATTCTTCAAACGCTACCGATCGTTGACACGGAACCGTATCCGTACGTGTTCGGCGGATTGAAACTCAATCCGAGCGGACCTGCCATCAGCGATCCAGGCGTATTGATCACCTGTCCTTAA
- a CDS encoding DUF1761 domain-containing protein produces the protein MHPELNINYFAILVAVVVNFIIGFLWYGPIFGKVWMKEMNIPADFKPDQKEMYKSMGLMLIGSFLTAYVLFFTTNVWRPSSWHLGEDSPAYVYGFFSGIYTWLGFYLPLQINNVAFEGRSWKFFSIGAGYYFVSLQAVAMILSYWRN, from the coding sequence ATGCATCCAGAATTAAATATCAACTATTTCGCGATCCTCGTCGCTGTGGTTGTAAACTTCATCATCGGATTTCTTTGGTACGGCCCCATCTTCGGAAAGGTATGGATGAAAGAAATGAATATTCCTGCCGACTTCAAACCGGACCAAAAGGAAATGTACAAATCCATGGGACTGATGCTGATCGGTTCCTTTCTAACCGCTTATGTTTTATTTTTCACCACAAACGTATGGAGACCATCCTCTTGGCATTTGGGAGAAGACAGTCCGGCGTATGTCTATGGCTTCTTTTCCGGAATTTATACTTGGCTCGGATTCTATCTTCCGTTGCAGATCAACAACGTGGCATTTGAAGGTAGGTCCTGGAAATTTTTCAGCATCGGCGCGGGTTACTATTTTGTTTCCCTTCAAGCCGTCGCAATGATTCTTTCTTATTGGAGAAATTAG
- a CDS encoding FecR family protein, giving the protein MNHRIKIASILISLTMTGGSIVLLSQETKTGDAKVGFLLGKAHVQKAGKSAWEPLKSNDFVDEGDLISTGNGSRVTVVYKGSEFKIQQNSKIKLASLHGESKDGRIEVNQGFAWFKVVGLKGRKFDVATATSTAGVRGTSFSVLFDPKTKDSSFCTCEGTVAVSDSDGKEVLQEKGKGTMISAKDSEMKKVEYEGIIKKLKALSGFEAKLKKNASLKNCLSCHTPEGWTPPNDVQRDETYGKQ; this is encoded by the coding sequence ATGAACCATAGGATAAAAATCGCTTCGATTTTAATATCCCTCACCATGACCGGGGGATCGATCGTTCTCCTCAGCCAGGAGACCAAAACCGGAGATGCAAAAGTCGGCTTTCTATTAGGAAAAGCTCATGTTCAAAAAGCAGGAAAGAGCGCTTGGGAACCTCTTAAATCGAACGACTTCGTAGACGAAGGAGATTTGATCTCCACCGGGAACGGATCAAGAGTAACCGTAGTCTACAAAGGTTCCGAATTCAAAATTCAACAGAACAGTAAGATCAAACTCGCAAGCCTTCACGGAGAATCCAAAGACGGAAGAATCGAAGTGAATCAAGGGTTTGCTTGGTTCAAAGTGGTCGGCTTAAAAGGAAGAAAGTTCGACGTTGCGACCGCGACTTCCACCGCGGGAGTAAGAGGAACCTCCTTCTCCGTGTTATTTGATCCCAAGACAAAAGATTCTTCCTTTTGTACTTGTGAGGGAACGGTTGCCGTTTCCGATTCCGATGGAAAAGAAGTCCTTCAGGAAAAGGGAAAAGGAACGATGATCTCCGCAAAAGATTCCGAGATGAAAAAAGTTGAATATGAAGGAATCATTAAGAAGTTAAAAGCACTTTCGGGTTTCGAAGCGAAACTAAAAAAGAACGCTTCTCTTAAAAATTGCCTCTCTTGCCACACTCCGGAAGGATGGACTCCTCCAAACGACGTGCAAAGAGACGAGACGTACGGCAAGCAGTAG
- a CDS encoding sensor histidine kinase, which yields MINSGRRIRWFKLFFWFSINTVIGTMNSLLIAHNSNSPFWKVFLATQITTHFVCGIVEMTVESLNSSGQKHGILKSGITLLLASCFAAIIGVAAGGILHAIALTDESPGREHGGSYNILLSSLILALFISVLEKSMQILIEKKKESESALKDLHYAALQSRMDPHYLFNTLNTIHALLEIDPLRADRAILLLSDSYRFLTERHSARLVSFKEEWEFTKNYLELQKIRFADFMELKMESHGDFSGVSIPPLSIQPLVENSFKHSESSANIQRKIYVKAVTKDGRIRISVEDNGTISTSKREYTSPTGGGFGMNAIRSTLRNIQARLDYNFRDAILKLEEGKSGGTTVLLEYSI from the coding sequence ATGATAAACTCCGGCCGCCGCATTCGTTGGTTTAAACTGTTCTTTTGGTTCTCCATCAACACAGTGATCGGAACGATGAATTCTCTTCTCATCGCGCATAATTCCAATTCTCCATTTTGGAAAGTTTTTCTTGCGACTCAAATTACGACCCATTTCGTATGCGGAATCGTGGAGATGACAGTCGAATCGTTGAATTCTTCGGGCCAAAAACATGGAATTTTAAAATCCGGAATCACACTTCTTCTTGCTTCTTGTTTTGCCGCGATCATCGGAGTCGCGGCCGGTGGAATTCTTCATGCAATCGCTCTCACAGATGAAAGTCCCGGAAGAGAGCACGGCGGTTCTTATAATATCTTATTGAGTTCGTTAATTCTCGCTCTTTTTATCTCCGTTCTGGAGAAGTCGATGCAGATCCTGATCGAAAAAAAGAAGGAATCGGAGAGCGCGCTTAAGGATCTTCACTACGCGGCTTTGCAATCCAGGATGGATCCTCATTATTTGTTCAATACTTTGAACACGATTCACGCGTTATTGGAAATCGATCCTTTGAGAGCGGATCGCGCGATTCTTCTTTTATCGGATTCATATCGATTTTTAACGGAGAGACATTCCGCGAGATTGGTTTCCTTTAAGGAAGAATGGGAGTTTACAAAAAATTATCTGGAGCTACAAAAAATCCGATTTGCGGATTTTATGGAACTCAAGATGGAAAGTCACGGAGATTTTTCGGGCGTATCGATTCCCCCCCTTTCGATCCAGCCTCTTGTCGAAAACAGCTTTAAACATTCTGAAAGTTCCGCAAACATTCAGAGAAAAATTTACGTGAAAGCGGTAACAAAAGACGGAAGAATTCGAATTTCAGTCGAAGACAACGGAACCATCTCTACATCCAAAAGAGAATACACGAGTCCCACAGGAGGTGGATTTGGAATGAACGCGATAAGAAGTACACTTAGAAACATACAAGCAAGGCTTGACTATAATTTTAGGGACGCTATATTAAAGTTAGAAGAAGGGAAGTCCGGAGGAACTACGGTTCTCCTTGAGTATTCGATATGA
- a CDS encoding LytR/AlgR family response regulator transcription factor, with protein MIEPNFSVLIVEDEIPARELLRKYLEEWPSFKIEAVVGNGRQALEILDRKNFDLIFLDVNLPEKSGIQVIEEKGKLAPALVFTTAYRDHALQAFEAGALDYLLKPYSRERFRETMTRAEEFLSVRKKGNKVESFLFFRESGVLHRLSLSKLLYLTANGKKCVLHSLEKDHETSKLLGDMEAELPSDRFVRIHKKYILNLEYISGMKSNAGGGYEVFLNDEDETVLPVGREYVSNLRERFRENGV; from the coding sequence ATGATCGAGCCAAATTTTAGCGTATTGATTGTGGAAGACGAGATTCCTGCAAGGGAACTCCTGCGAAAATATTTGGAAGAATGGCCTTCCTTTAAAATCGAAGCCGTCGTTGGGAACGGGCGTCAGGCACTGGAGATTTTGGATCGAAAGAATTTTGATCTCATTTTTTTGGACGTGAATCTTCCGGAAAAATCGGGCATTCAGGTTATAGAAGAAAAAGGAAAGTTAGCTCCGGCTCTTGTCTTTACGACCGCGTATCGAGATCACGCTTTACAGGCATTCGAAGCGGGAGCATTGGATTACCTACTCAAGCCCTATTCGAGAGAACGATTTCGTGAAACCATGACAAGGGCGGAAGAATTTTTATCCGTTCGAAAAAAAGGAAACAAAGTGGAATCCTTTTTGTTTTTTCGGGAATCGGGAGTTTTACATAGGCTTTCTCTTTCCAAACTTCTTTATCTTACAGCGAACGGAAAAAAATGCGTTCTTCATAGTTTGGAAAAAGACCACGAAACCTCCAAACTATTAGGAGACATGGAAGCGGAATTGCCTTCCGATCGTTTTGTAAGAATTCACAAAAAATACATTCTAAATTTGGAATATATTTCCGGAATGAAATCGAACGCGGGCGGCGGATACGAGGTTTTTTTGAACGACGAAGACGAAACCGTCCTTCCGGTAGGCCGGGAATATGTTTCCAATCTCAGAGAAAGATTTCGCGAAAACGGGGTCTGA
- the corA gene encoding magnesium/cobalt transporter CorA yields MKRILFTEFFPEGNLEKSVAGPCEALLEAGEKPPGLPELEWLCSKGLVWIDLDSTEGSDLDFLARECNFHPLAIEDCINKNQRPKLDEYGSYIFIVLHRFQYDAERKILRSNEIHIFFNEKFVVTVHQKEEPLIEQLRARCMSQGNPLSRGTDQILYLLFDQTVDSNFPILDKMSEEIVKIETQILVNQDSQQTIAGILFLKRNLTRIRRVLSPQREIVNSLIRRDSHFLSPKIQIYFRDVYDHLSRLYETIDMDRDLLGNTMDAYFSVISQRTNDVVKRLTLISLIFMPLTFLTGFFGMNFTAIPYDSTAFLIITVLGASLIPPGMIYWFRKKHWFKG; encoded by the coding sequence GTGAAACGGATCTTATTTACAGAATTTTTTCCGGAAGGAAATCTAGAAAAATCCGTAGCGGGTCCTTGTGAAGCGCTTTTGGAGGCGGGAGAGAAACCCCCAGGACTTCCGGAACTAGAATGGCTTTGTTCCAAGGGTCTTGTCTGGATCGATCTGGATTCAACCGAGGGAAGCGATCTCGATTTTCTCGCAAGAGAATGTAATTTTCATCCGCTCGCGATCGAAGATTGTATCAACAAGAATCAAAGACCAAAACTCGACGAATACGGCTCTTATATTTTTATCGTCCTCCATCGCTTTCAATACGACGCCGAAAGAAAAATCCTCAGAAGCAATGAAATCCATATCTTCTTCAATGAGAAGTTCGTAGTCACGGTTCATCAAAAAGAGGAACCTCTGATCGAACAACTCCGAGCACGTTGTATGTCACAGGGAAATCCGCTTTCTCGAGGAACCGATCAGATTCTCTATCTCCTCTTTGATCAAACGGTGGATTCCAACTTTCCGATCTTGGACAAGATGAGTGAAGAAATCGTAAAGATTGAAACGCAAATCCTAGTCAATCAGGACAGCCAGCAAACGATCGCAGGAATTCTTTTTCTCAAACGGAACCTAACACGCATTCGACGAGTCCTTTCTCCTCAAAGAGAAATCGTAAACAGCCTAATACGAAGGGACAGCCATTTTTTGAGCCCGAAAATACAAATCTATTTCCGTGACGTTTACGATCACCTCAGCCGTTTGTATGAAACCATCGATATGGATCGTGATCTTTTGGGCAACACGATGGACGCGTATTTTTCGGTCATTTCCCAAAGAACGAACGACGTAGTAAAAAGGCTCACTCTCATCAGTTTAATCTTCATGCCTCTCACCTTTCTCACCGGTTTTTTCGGAATGAACTTCACAGCGATTCCATACGACAGCACCGCATTTCTCATCATCACCGTGTTAGGCGCGAGTCTCATTCCCCCCGGAATGATCTACTGGTTTCGAAAAAAACATTGGTTCAAAGGTTAA